A part of Liolophura sinensis isolate JHLJ2023 chromosome 1, CUHK_Ljap_v2, whole genome shotgun sequence genomic DNA contains:
- the LOC135461378 gene encoding uncharacterized protein LOC135461378, which produces MATSGRNGTLDPFKTFDISLEERKAAEERAKMRGQLKNEWQKKMTNPHRAVGDYVFDPALQRFNSMRVSQYDYFKATPKTTAWGFALLIVPMVGLGWLVLDSKIKEEKRFRNGEVMYKDRSFKFI; this is translated from the exons ATGGCGACCTCTGGAAGGAATGGGACGTTGGATCCGTTTAAAACGTTTGATATTAGTTTGGAGGAAAGAAAAGCCGCGGAAGAGCGAGCAAAGATGAGGGGTCAGCTGAAGAATGAATGGCAGAAGAAAATGACTAATCCACACCGCGCTGTTGGGGATTATGTT TTTGATCCAGCTTTGCAGAGGTTTAATTCAATGAGGGTCTCACAGTATGACTATTTTAAAGCCACGCCCAAAACAACAGCATGGGGCTTTGCCCTGCTGATTGTCCCAATGGTTGGTTTAGGATGGTTGGTGCTTGACTCTAAG ataaaagaagaaaaacggTTCAGAAATGGGGAAGTCATGTACAAAGACCGCTCCTTCAAGTTTATATAG